One window from the genome of Salvelinus namaycush isolate Seneca chromosome 19, SaNama_1.0, whole genome shotgun sequence encodes:
- the si:ch211-214p13.8 gene encoding B- and T-lymphocyte attenuator, protein MDSPCFDHILLVLCLLFLVCIHGNAQGPCEIEVPIKRNTVWNAVPQKQLTINCPVKHCGETLRVTWCKFEDANCKQINETEQVKIGWKPFSRGSENHIAFLDFKKISMNDDGSYRCGMAGNKSSIVSHAINVSVSDDSPNAKHNEKYLSWLPYVYICVGIVLLVVVVTAISFLCMYGCKEPTRSTNNGIKEQAAPCPDLSSCSKGTFPSSPFTPNPAHSDNLYNNGPYGRHINRASAHSLLMTNGTLPSSDITAGDQGSNHLVYASLNHQTLRGSPKPPHIPTPQDECSEYAAIRVH, encoded by the exons GCCCATGTGAAATTGAGGTGCCAATCAAAAGAAACACTGTTTGGAATGCTGTCCCTCAGAAACAGCTGACAATCAACTGCCCTGTGAAACATTGTGGAGAAACCTTACGTGTCACCTGGTGTAAATTTGAGGACGCCAACTGCAAACAAATCAATGAGACAGAGCAAGTCAAAATTGGATGGAAACCATTTTCTAGAGGGTCAGAAAATCATATTGCATTTTTGGATTTTAAGAAGATATCTATGAATGACGATGGTTCGTACAGATGTGGAATGGCTGGGAATAAATCATCAATTGTTAGCCATGCTAtcaatgtctctgtctcag ACGACTCACCAAATGCAAAGCATAATGAGAAATATCTGAGCTGGCTGCCGTATGTTTACATCTGTGTGGGAATAGTACTGTTGGTGGTCGTGGTGACAGCAATCTCCTTCCTCTGCATGTATGGATGTAAAG AACCAACAAGGTCAACAAATAACGGGATAAAGGAGCAG GCAGCACCATGTCCAGACCTCTCCTCCTGCTCTAAGGGAACCTTTCCATCATCACCATTCACACCAAACCCTGCCCACTCCGACAATCTCTACAACAATGGTCCCTATGGCAGACACATCAACAGGGCATCGGCACACAGCCTCCTGATGACAAACGGAACTCTTCCTTCCTCGGATATCACAGCTGGAGATCAAGGGTCAAACCACCTTGTGTACGCTAGCCTGAACCACCAGACCCTTAGAGGGTCCCCGAAACCCCCCCATATCCCAACCCCCCAGGATGAATGCTCAGAGTACGCAGCCATCCGAGTCCACTGA